ATTTGTATCTAAGGCTCTTGTCCAGATCTGATGAGTAGGAACGAGCAGCCTGACTCCCGGCCTCTTGCCATGGCCCTGACGCCCCAGCTACCGCCCAGGACCCATCGGCCCCTTTGTCTCTCAGTGTCCTCTGACAGCAATGGACGCTTCAAAGCTCTGGAGACCAAGGAATGGAAGAACAACCTCAAAGCTCAGGTAAGTGGAAGTTCTTTCAAGTCAGCTGCTCGTAACTTGTTGGAGGTTCAGTTTGAGTTACCCGTCTTAATGTGTGAATTTATCTGTCAGATGGAGCAGGCCCACAGTGCTGGAGCAGCCAGCAGCACGGGTTCCCTGGAAAGAGCGTCTCTCTTTTGTGCTTCTGGCTCTACCACCACCTCCAGCTCTGGCCTCTCCAGTCCGGTGGAGCACCTCACCAAGAGCAAGTCCTCTAGTCGCTTTTCACTCTTCTCGCCACCTTGGAACAGCAGCTCTGAGTCTGACTCCAATCCACCTTCCCGCTCCGGGTCTAAGAAAATGCGCAACTACAGTCGCAGAGCTGGTCCCGGCGGTGCCAAAACGGGCCCAGAGACTCCAGAACCCAAGCAGAGTGTCCCTGAGCACTTCCAGTACTCAGAACCGGTCATATCGAAGGTTACAGACTACATTTATGTGGGAAACCTGAACGCGGCTTATAGCGGACGTACGTTGTGCCGCAATAATATCGACAGTATCATCGACATGAGCAGCCTGCCCGGGGAGACTTGTTTGAGAGTCATTCCTTGCACTTGTTCAAGGGGTGTCAAGCATAGTTGGTCTCGGCTCAAAGTGG
This genomic stretch from Onychostoma macrolepis isolate SWU-2019 chromosome 25, ASM1243209v1, whole genome shotgun sequence harbors:
- the LOC131534233 gene encoding uncharacterized protein LOC131534233 → METLEKWSRDIMAPHQLDTKEQSKQNGMIAKNLLNSLKIRNRLQLQPISRSACATGSCPDLMSRNEQPDSRPLAMALTPQLPPRTHRPLCLSVSSDSNGRFKALETKEWKNNLKAQMEQAHSAGAASSTGSLERASLFCASGSTTTSSSGLSSPVEHLTKSKSSSRFSLFSPPWNSSSESDSNPPSRSGSKKMRNYSRRAGPGGAKTGPETPEPKQSVPEHFQYSEPVISKVTDYIYVGNLNAAYSGRTLCRNNIDSIIDMSSLPGETCLRVIPCTCSRGVKHSWSRLKVDISDLPDTVQEGLALKHRCFEDINECIDASTEKRKRVLVHCRDGFSLAPTCIIQYLMVKQNMRLIAAYELLRAKHPVNIRESHQNVLVSLERALRPGGNTDPECFKQAISRKVAWT